AGGTGATTTAAATATTGCACCGCTTGAACACGATGTATGGTCACATAAACAGCTGTTGGATGTGGTTTCACACACACCGATAGAAGTTGAAAAACTGGGCCATTTGCAGAAATCAAATGGTTGGTATGATGCGGTTCGTCATTTCGTTCCTGCTGACCAAAAACTGTATTCGTGGTGGAGTTACCGGGCTGGCGACTGGGCGGCATCCAACCGCGGCAGAAGACTTGACCATATCTGGTGCAGTAAGCCACTGATTAGCTCTCTTAAAAGTACCAAAGTCTTACGCGAAGCGCGCGGTTGGGAACCAAAGCCCAGCGACCATGTTCCAGTTATAGTTGACTTTGCTTAACCCGTATTTGGCGGCAAAGGAGTATGGCGGTGCATTCTCCATCCATACTGCGCCGTGCCAGCCGTAGGCGTTGTGCGCGCAACTGCGGGTCCAACTACATCAGCAACCCGGTAACCCGGAATATAACCAAGCGATCTGGTTAATGTGTCTTGCACCAGATTAACGTGGTCACCACTTGTTGCGTGATAAATTTTTACATTCTGTCGGGCATTGACCGTACCAGTTGTAAGCTGACCTGTTGCCGAGAAATGCGCATGAAGTACGGTATTGCTGATATGCGTTAAATTGCGCCCATTGGTTGGAATGTAATTACTTACGACAAACGGACGGTGTGTCTGGCTTGCAAAGCGTCTGTAGGTATCAGACCCGCCATAAAGCGTATCCAGCAGTACCGCGCCCTTGATACGCTGACCTAATGATGGCTGGTCGATGAGCTGGCCACCCGCGCCCATATGCACTAGCGGAACTGCGCGCATGGATTCTTCGATGACGGCATTGGCTGCACCATACCCACCACTATAACTTGTCACGATAATAGGCATTTTGCGAAAAGTATCGAGCGTTTCGGGTTTAGGGCGGCCAAGATTATGTCTTTGCTGATCATGCATTTGCGCAAGTTTCTGCGCCGCTTCTTCAAAAAATTTAGTAGCAAATCCGGGTTCTGCAAAACGGCCAGGGCTATCTCCCGCAGGACCTGTTGCGTTATAGGCAAGTTGCGGAGCAACCAGTACGGCGTTCAACCCTGCTTTTTCTAATTGCGCCAATACGGCTTGCCGGCGTACCACATCACGTTCAAGCATGACACGATGACCGTGCGCAAAAAAAACCATAACCGCTGGTTTGGTGATATCAAAATTTCTAACGAAGGATAGTTCCGTGCTTGACTGCTCACCGATAGCGTTTCTGCCCGGCGTGCCAAAAGGTGCATAAACGAATGGTGTAAGTGCCATACAATTATCTCATTGAATATGAAGCCATATTAACCCTGAACCTATTGACAGACGGCTAACACCCTTCAACTAAAATAACTTTTTTATTTCAATGGGTTAATGGTTATTCGACGCTATCAAACGTCTTGGTTGCGGTGATGCCTTGCGGCTCACCTACGAAAAAGGTGATTTGCGATGCATCCTGCAAAATGCGTTTGGCAACGCGCTGCACATCCTCCGCCGTTACTGCGTTCAATGCCGCTTCACGTTTTTGCTGTATATCAACACCCAATTTTTGACGTTGTATTT
This genomic interval from Alphaproteobacteria bacterium contains the following:
- a CDS encoding exodeoxyribonuclease III; translation: GDLNIAPLEHDVWSHKQLLDVVSHTPIEVEKLGHLQKSNGWYDAVRHFVPADQKLYSWWSYRAGDWAASNRGRRLDHIWCSKPLISSLKSTKVLREARGWEPKPSDHVPVIVDFA